A single Saccharomyces paradoxus chromosome II, complete sequence DNA region contains:
- the ATG42 gene encoding carboxypeptidase C (serine type carboxypeptidase~similar to YBR139W), with protein MKYLNLVYVLQLLIGIKSASLCEAFSLFEDGITFANFGKQLKLPQNTQQTLKVNRFDSDDPLITTFISPMDADYSLRLRTVDPSKLGIDTVKQWSGYMDYKDSKHFFYWFFESRNDPANDPIILWLNGGPGCSSFTGLLFELGPSSIGSDMKPIHNPYSWNNNASMIFLEQPLGVGFSYGDEKVSSTKLAGKDAYIFLELFFEAFPHLRSNDFHIAGESYAGHYIPQIAHEIVVKNPERTFNLTSIMIGNGITDPLVQADYYEPMACGKGGYRPVLSSEECEKMNNAAGRCRRLNKLCYASKSSLPCILATTYCDSALLEPYAKTGLNVYDIRGPCEDDSTDGMCYTGLRYVDQYMNFPEVQETLGSDVHNYSGCDNDVFTGFLFTGDGSKPFQQYVAELLNHNIPVLIYAGDKDYICNWLGNHAWTNELEWINKPRYQRRMLRPWVSKETGEELGQVKNYGPFTFLRIYDAGHMVPYDQPEASLQMVNSWISGNRGFSSLFRLEN; from the coding sequence ATGAAGTATCTAAACTTGGTCTACGTGCTTCAACTTCTTATAGGCATCAAGTCTGCCTCACTCTGCGAGgcattttctctttttgaGGATGGTATCACATTTGCCAATTTTGGTAAGCAGTTAAAGCTCCCACAGAATACACAACAAACACTCAAAGTGAACCGCTTCGATTCTGATGATCCACTGATTACAACCTTTATTTCGCCTATGGATGCTGATTACAGTCTGAGACTTAGAACTGTAGACCCATCTAAACTAGGAATTGACACTGTCAAACAATGGTCGGGATACATGGACTACAAAGATTccaagcattttttttactggTTTTTCGAAAGTAGGAATGATCCTGCCAATGATCCAATTATTCTTTGGTTGAATGGTGGACCGGGTTGCTCCTCGTTTACTGGGCTGCTATTTGAACTAGGACCCTCATCAATTGGCTCTGACATGAAACCAATCCACAATCCTTATTCTTGGAATAATAATGCTTCGATGATCTTCCTAGAACAGCCACTGGGAGTCGGGTTTTCCTATGGTGACGAAAAAGTCTCCTCTACAAAGTTAGCAGGCAAAGATGCGTACATTTTCTtggaacttttttttgaagcgTTTCCTCATTTGCGTTCCAACGATTTCCACATCGCAGGCGAATCTTATGCAGGTCATTATATTCCACAGATCGCACATGAGATTGTTGTCAAGAACCCTGAAAGAACGTTTAATTTAACTTCTATTATGATTGGTAATGGCATCACGGATCCTTTAGTTCAAGCAGACTATTATGAACCAATGGCATGCGGAAAAGGTGGTTATCGCCCTGTTCTTTCATCAGAAGAATGTGAGAAGATGAATAATGCTGCAGGCCGTTGTCGTAGATTGAACAAGCTATGCTATGCTTCTAAATCAAGTTTACCATGCATACTTGCCACTACTTACTGTGACTCTGCACTTTTGGAACCATACGCTAAGACAGGACTCAATGTCTATGATATTAGAGGGCCTTGTGAAGATGATAGTACTGATGGTATGTGTTATACCGGCCTTCGTTATGTTGATCAGTATATGAATTTCCCTGAAGTTCAAGAAACACTAGGGTCCGACGTGCATAATTATTCTGGTTGTGACAATGATGTTTTCACTGGATTTTTGTTTACTGGTGATGGAAGCAAACCATTTCAACAATACGTTGCTGAATTATTAAATCACAACATTCCAGTACTAATTTATGCGGGTGATAAGGACTATATTTGCAATTGGTTGGGAAACCATGCTTGGACCAACGAGTTAGAGTGGATTAATAAACCTAGGTACCAGAGAAGAATGTTAAGGCCATGGGTCAGTAAAGAAACAGGCGAAGAGTTAGGGCAAGTCAAGAACTATGGCCCTTTCACCTTTCTAAGAATATATGATGCAGGTCATATGGTGCCCTATGACCAACCGGAGGCAAGTTTGCAAATGGTAAACAGCTGGATTTCTGGTAACCGTGGATTTTCGAGTCTTTTTCGCCTTGAGAATTGA
- the IRA1 gene encoding GTPase-activating protein IRA1 (GTPase-activating protein~similar to YBR140C) — MLQHLSSYMKRTIFHSLLLYYASKAFLFWIMARPKEYVKIYTNLISSDYNSPSSSSDNGGSNNSDKKSISQLVSLLFDDVYSTFNVSSLLTNVNNDHHYHIHHSSSSSKTTNTNSPNSVSKTSIKQSSVNTSGNISPSQFSTGNDTSPTSPMASLSTPLNSNIIGFPLSPIASTLAQANTSTTAATTKTDTSTPSTTNTNVNNNSNNSTNLNNIPQHIFSLDDISSFNSSRKSLNLDDSNSSFLWDTSQHSNASMANTNIHPGVNNAQSQNAHSSLNYMENIMELYSNYTGSELSSHTAILRFLVVLTLLDSEVYDEMNSNSYRKISEPIMNINSKDSNTSSWGSASKNPSIRHLTHGLKKLTLQQGRKRNVKFLTYLIKNLNGGQFVSDVSLIDSIRSILFLMAMTSSISQIDSNIASVIFTKRFYNLLGQNLEVGTNWNSATANTFISHCVERNPLTHRRLQLEFFASGLQLDPDLFLRHLQLEKELNHINLPKISLYTEGFRVFFHLVSTKKLHEEIAEKTSSSLKRLFCIIADILLKATPYFDDNVTKIIASILDGHILDQFDAARTLSNDDHANFDAATSVYTEPTDIIHNSSDVSLVSSLSQSPLSINSGSNIANTRTWEIQSILPTLSNRSSASDLSLSNVLTNPLETQQSNSGNLLAHRLSGVPTTKRYASPNDSERSRQSPYSSPPQLQQNDLPSPLSVLSSSAGFPSSHSITATPTILKNIKSPKPNKTKKIADDKQLKQPSHSRVVLSDNDEARKIMMNIFSIFKRMTNWFIRPDANTEFPKTFTDIIKPLFVSILDSNQRLQVTARAFIEIPLSYIATFEDIDNDLDPRVLNDHYLLCTYAVTLFASSLFDLKLENAKREMLLDIIVKFQHVRSYLSNLAEKHNLVQAVITTERLTLPLLVGAIGSGIFISLYCSRGNTPRLLKISCCEFLQSLRFYQKYVGALDQYSIYNIDFIDAMAQDNFTASGSVAFQRRLRNNILTYIKGSDSILLDSMDVIYKKWFYFSCSKSVTQEELVDFRSLAGILASMSGILSDMQELEKSKNLSANGEDSSSFDSRNPAYEVHNRLKFELTKKMNYFVSKQCQWLNNPNLLTRENSRDILSIELHPLSFNLLFDNLGLKIDELMSIDLSTPHEDSSFVLLEQIIIIIRTILRRDDDEKIMLLFLTDLLDAVNKLTEIVEKISVKSSKYYKGVIQMSKMFRAFEHSEMNLGISNHFHLKNKWLKLVIGWFKLSINKDYDFENLSKPLREMDLQKRDEDFLYIDTSIESAKALAYLTRNVPLEIPPSSSKEDWNRSSTVSFGNHFTILLKGLEKSADLNQFPVSLRHKISILNENVIVALTNLSNANVSVSLKFTLPMGYSTNKDIRIAFLRVFIDIVSNYPINPEKHEMDKTLAIDDLLKYLIKNPILAFFGSLACSPADVDLYAGGFLNAFDTRNASHILVTELLKQEIKRAARSDDILRRNSCATRALSLYTRSRGNRYLTKTLRPVLQEIVDNKESFEIDKMKPGSENSEEMLDLFEKYMTRLIDAITNSINDFPIELVDICKTIYNAASVNFPEYAYIAVGSFVFLRFIGPALVSPDSENIIMVTHAHDRKPFITLARVIQSLANGRENIFKRDILASKEEFLKTCSDKIFNFLSELCRIPTDNFIVNVREDPTPISFDYSFLHKFIYLNEFNIRKEIIKESNLPGDFSFLKNTVMFNDKILGILGQPSMEIKNEIPPFVVENREKYPLLYEFMSRYAFKKVDVKEEEEDNAPFVHEAMTLDGIQIIVVTFTNCKYNNFVMDSLVYKALQIYARMWCSKHYVVLDCTTFYGGRANFQKLNTLFFSLMPEQASRNCMGCYYFNVNKSFMDQWATSYTVENPYLVSAIPHCFINSNTDQSLIKSLGLSGRSLEVLKDVRVTLHDITLYDKEKKKFCPVSLKIGNKYFQVLHEIPQLYKVDLIKKTFSIKFNNVYKISNLISVDVSSTTGVSSEFTLSLDDEEKLVFCSPKYLEIVKMFYYAQLKMEEEFGTDFSNDISFSTSSSAVNASDCNVKEVGEIISHLSLVILVGLFNEDDLVKNISYNLLVATQEAFNLDFGTRLHKSPETYVPDDTTTFLALIFKAFSESSTELTPYIWKYMLDGLENDVIPQEHIPTVVCSLSYWVPNLYEHVYLANDEEGPEAISRIIYSLIRLTVKEPNFTTAYLQQIWFLLALDGRLTNIIVEEIVSHALDRDSENRDWMKAVSILTSFPTTEIACQVIEKLINMIRSFLPSLVVEASAHSWSELTILSKISVSIFFESPLLSQMYLPEILFAVSLLIDVGPSEIRVSLYELLMNVCHSLTNNESLPERNRKNLDIVCATFARQKLNFISGFSQEKGRVLPNFAASSFSSKFGTLDLFTKNIMLLMEYGSVSEGAQWETKYKKYLMDAIFGHRSFFSARAMMILGIMSKSHTSLFLCKELLVETMKVFAEPVVDDEQMFIIIAHVFTYSKIVEGLDPSSELMKELFWLATICVESPHPLLFEGGLLFMVNCLKRLYTVHLRLGFNGKSLAKKLMESRNFAASLLTKLESYNGCIWNEDNFPHIILGFITNGLSIPVVKGAALDCLQALFKNTYYERKSNPKSSDYLCYLFLLHLILSPEQLSTLLLEVGFEDELVPLNNTMKVPLTLITWLSSDSEKSNIVLYQGALLFSCVMSDEPCKFRFALLMRYLLKVNPICVFRFYTLTRKELRRLSTLEQSSEAVTLSFELIGMLVTHSEFNYLEEFNDEMVELLKTRGLSVVKPLDIFDQEHLEKLKGEGEHQVAIYERKRLATMILARMSCS, encoded by the coding sequence ATGTTACAGCACTTGTCAAGTTACATGAAGAGAACTATATTTCATTCACTTTTGTTATATTATGCTTCGAAagcttttttattttggaTAATGGCAAGGCCAAAAGAATACGTCAAAATTTATACCAATCTAATATCATCAGATTATAATAGCccgtcttcttcatctgaTAATGGTGGTTCAAATAATTCTGATAAGAAATCTATATCCCAACTAGTCTCACTCTTATTCGATGACGTCTATTCCACCTTTAATGTATCATCTTTATTAACCAATGTCAACAATGACCATCACTACCATATTCATcattcttcttcgtcatcaaAGACGACCAACACTAACAGTCCAAACTCTGTATCGAAAACATCTATAAAGCAGTCGAGTGTAAATACTTCTGGTAATATTTCTCCGTCCCAGTTTTCTACAGGAAATGACACATCTCCTACTTCCCCTATGGCATCATTGAGTACACCTTTAAATTCAAACATCATAGGGTTTCCGTTATCCCCAATCGCTTCAACATTAGCACAGGCGAATACTTCAACCACAGCTGCAACAACGAAAACAGATACAAGTACGCCCTCTACTACGAATACAAATGTcaataataacagtaaTAATAGCACTAATCTTAATAATATTCCACAACACATATTTTCCTTAGATGACATTTCATCGTTTAACTCAAGTAGAAAATCCCTCAATCTGGACGATAGTAACTCCTCATTTCTTTGGGATACTTCTCAGCATTCCAATGCATCGATGGCAAATACGAATATACATCCAGGAGTGAATAATGCTCAGTCTCAAAACGCACATTCCTCTTTAAACtatatggaaaatattatgGAGCTATATTCCAACTATACAGGATCAGAACTGTCTTCGCATACAGCCATATTAAGGTTTTTGGTGGTCCTGACCCTATTAGACAGTGAAGTATACGATGAGATGAACTCGAATTCttatagaaaaatttcgGAACCGATAATGAATATTAATTCAAAGGACTCTAATACTTCGAGCTGGGGCTCAGCATCCAAGAATCCAAGTATTAGGCATCTCACCCATGGCTTAAAGAAACTTACTTTGCAACAAGGCAGGAAACGTAATGTTAAATTTTTGACATACTTAATTAAAAATCTTAATGGTGGACAATTCGTTTCGGATGTTTCCTTAATTGATTCTATTAGGTCCATTCTATTCTTAATGGCAATGACGTCTTCTATATCTCAAATTGATTCAAATATTGCCTCAGTCATTTTTACGAAGAGATTCTATAACTTGTTGGGTCAAAATTTAGAGGTCGGTACCAACTGGAATTCTGCCACCGCAAATACCTTTATTTCTCATTGTGTTGAAAGGAATCCCCTCACTCACAGACGCTTGCAATTAGAGTTTTTTGCAAGTGGTTTACAGCTAGATCctgatttatttttaaggCATTTACAATTAGAAAAGGAGCTCAACCACATAAACCTTCCCAAAATATCGTTGTACACTGAAGGATTTAgagtattttttcatcttgtAAGCACCAAAAAACTTCATGAGGAAATTGCGGAAAAAACGTCCTCTTCGTTAAAAAGATTGTTCTGTATAATTGCTgatattttgttgaaagCAACCCCTTATTTTGACGATAACGTAACCAAGATTATTGCTTCTATATTGGATGGGCATATTTTAGATCAATTTGATGCTGCCAGGACACTTTCTAATGATGATCATGCCAATTTTGATGCCGCTACTAGCGTATATACTGAGCCAACAGATATTATTCATAATTCTTCGGATGTCTCGTTAGTCTCTTCGCTTTCCCAGTCACCTTTATCAATCAACTCAGGAAGTAACATTGCCAATACACGCACATGGGAGATTCAATCAATTTTACCAACCTTGTCAAACAGGTCCAGTGCTTCTGATTTGAGCTTGTCTAATGTTTTGACTAATCCATTGGAGACGCAACAAAGTAATAGTGGAAACCTGTTAGCCCATAGACTATCCGGGGTTCCTACTACTAAGAGATACGCTTCACCGAACGATTCTGAAAGATCACGACAAAGTCCATATTCTTCTCCCCCGCAATTACAACAAAATGATTTGCCTTCTCCGCTTTCGGTCCTCTCCTCAAGTGCTGGATTTCCCTCTAGCCATTCGATTACAGCAACACCCaccattttgaaaaacatcAAATCTCCCAAGCcaaacaaaacaaagaaaattgctGATGATAAACAATTGAAACAGCCTTCTCATTCCAGGGTAGTACTGAGTGACAATGATGAAGCAAGGAAAATCATGATGAATATTTTtagcattttcaaaaggatGACAAACTGGTTTATACGCCCAGACGCTAATACTGAATTCCCGAAAACTTTTACAGATATTATAAAACCACTTTTTGTCTCTATACTGGATTCTAATCAAAGACTACAAGTGACGGCGCGGGCGTTTATTGAAATTCCATTAAGTTATATAGCTACttttgaagatattgaTAATGATCTTGACCCAAGAGTGCTTAACGACCATTATTTGTTATGTACATATGCCGTGACTTTGTTTGCTTCCTCACTGTTTGATCTGAAGTTAGAAAATGCTAAGAGAGAGATGCTACTAGATATTATTGTTAAGTTTCAACATGTCCGTTCTTATTTGTCAAATTTGGCGGAAAAACACAATTTGGTCCAGGCAGTCATTACGACGGAAAGGTTAACGCTGCCATTATTAGTAGGTGCCATTGGAAGTGGAATTTTCATTTCGTTATATTGCAGTCGTGGAAATACCCCACGCTTATTAAAGATTTCTTGCTGTGAATTTCTACAATCTTTGAGGTTTTACCAAAAATACGTCGGAGCCTTGGATCAATACTCCATTTACAACATAGATTTTATAGATGCTATGGCTCAAGACAATTTTACTGCGTCAGGATCAGTTGCTTTCCAACGTCGTCTCAGAAATAATATTCTAACTTATATCAAAGGATCCGACTCAATACTTTTGGACTCAATGGACGTAATTTACAAGAAATGGTTTTACTTCAGCTGTTCGAAATCAGTGACACAAGAGGAATTAGTAGATTTTAGGAGCCTGGCCGGTATTCTAGCATCGATGTCAGGTATCCTTTCTGATATGcaagaattagaaaaaagTAAGAACCTTTCGGCTAATGGCGAAGACAGTTCATCTTTTGATTCGCGAAATCCTGCGTATGAAGTTCACAACAGACtcaaatttgaattaacgaaaaaaatgaattacTTTGTTTCAAAACAATGTCAATGGTTGAATAATCCCAATTTATTAACAAGAGAAAATTCGAGAGATATATTAAGCATCGAATTGCATCCGTTATCTTTTAACTTATTGTTTGACAACTTAGGACTAAAAATAGATGAACTGATGTCGATCGATCTTTCAACGCCGCATGAGGATTCATCATTCGTTTTACTGGAGCAGATTATAATCATAATAAGAACTATATTGAGGAGggatgatgacgaaaaGATAATGTTACTCTTTTTAACAGACTTACTTGATGCGGTTAATAAGTTGACCGAAAtagtggaaaaaatttctgttAAGTCATCCAAATATTATAAGGGAGTTATTCAAATGTCGAAGATGTTCAGAGCATTTGAACATTCTGAAATGAACCTAGGTATCTCAAaccattttcatttgaagaataaaTGGTTAAAATTAGTTATTGGCTGGTTCAAACTGTCCATTAATAAAGattatgattttgaaaacctGTCAAAACCATTAAGGGAGATGGATTTGCAGAAGAGGGACgaagattttttatatatcGACACTTCTATTGAATCCGCAAAAGCATTGGCTTATCTGACACGCAATGTTCCGCTAGAAATACCGCCTTCGAGCTCAAAAGAAGACTGGAACAGATCGTCGACAGTATCATTTGGTAATCACTTTACTATCTTGTTAAAAGGTCTGGAAAAAAGTGCAGATCTGAATCAGTTTCCAGTTTCATTGAGGCATAAGATTAGTATACTTAATGAGAATGTAATCGTAGCACTAACAAACCTATCCAATGCCAATGTCAGCGTTTCTCTCAAATTCACTTTACCAATGGGTTATTCTACAAACAAGGATATCAGAATCGCCTTTTTAAGAGTTTTCATCGATATCGTGTCCAACTATCCAATTAACCCTGAGAAGCATGAAATGGATAAAACGTTGGCTATAGATGACCTCCTGAAATATCTAATAAAGAACCCAATACTGGCATTTTTCGGGAGTTTGGCGTGTTCGCCTGCTGATGTTGATCTATATGCTGGTGGATTTTTAAATGCTTTTGATACACGAAATGCGTCTCATATCCTTGTTACTGAGCTTCtgaaacaagaaattaaaCGGGCCGCAAGGTCTGACGATATCCTGAGAAGAAATAGCTGTGCAACGAGGGCTTTGTCGCTTTACACTAGATCTAGAGGTAACAGGTACTTGACGAAAACTTTGAGACCTGTCTTACAAGAGATAGTTGACAATAAGGAgtcttttgaaattgacAAAATGAAACCAGGATCCGAGAACTCTGAGGAGATGCTAgatttgtttgaaaaatacatGACAAGACTGATCGATGCAATTACTAATTCTATTAATGATTTTCCAATCGAATTAGTTGATATATGTAAAACAATTTACAACGCTGCGAGTGTCAATTTTCCCGAATACGCATATATCGCGGTGGGTTCATTCGTTTTCTTGAGGTTTATTGGGCCCGCTTTGGTCAGCCCTGATTCggaaaatatcattatgGTGACGCACGCTCATGATAGAAAGCCTTTTATTACGTTGGCTAGAGTTATCCAAAGTTTGGCAAATGGCAGGGAGAATATTTTTAAGAGAGATATCTTAgcttcaaaagaagaatttttgaagaccTGCAGTGacaaaatattcaatttcttgtcAGAATTATGCAGGATACCGACTGACAATTTTATTGTCAATGTAAGAGAAGATCCAACGCCAATAAGTTTTGattattcatttttgcATAAATTCATATATCTTAATGAGTTTAACAtacgaaaagaaattatcaAAGAATCCAATTTACCAGGGGATTTTAgctttttgaagaatacgGTTATGTTTAACGACAAAATTCTTGGCATATTAGGACAACCTAGCatggaaataaaaaatgaaattccCCCCTTCGTAGTCGAGAACCGGGAAAAATATCCTTTACTATATGAGTTCATGAGCCGTTATGCCTTCAAAAAAGTGGAtgtaaaagaagaagaagaggataaTGCACCGTTTGTACATGAGGCAATGACATTGGACGGTATACAAATCATAGTTGTAACCTTTACCAACTGCAAGTACAATAATTTTGTGATGGATTCGCTGGTCTATAAAGCTCTACAGATATATGCAAGAATGTGGTGCTCTAAACACTACGTGGTTCTTGATTGCACGACGTTTTATGGGGGCAGAGctaattttcaaaaattaaatacTCTGTTTTTCAGTTTGATGCCGGAGCAAGCTTCAAGAAACTGTATGGGATGTTATTATTTCAACGTCAACAAATCATTTATGGACCAGTGGGCCACATCATACACGGTAGAAAATCCATATTTAGTCTCAGCGATCCCGCATTGTTTCATTAACAGCAACACAGATCAAAGTTTGATTAAGTCCTTAGGGTTGAGTGGTAGGAGTTTAgaagttttgaaagatgTAAGAGTTACTTTGCATGATATTACCCTTTAtgacaaggaaaagaagaagttctGTCCCGTGTCTTTGAAGATAGGAAACAAATACTTCCAAGTCTTACATGAGATTCCGCAGTTGTACAAGGTTGActtaataaaaaagacaTTTAGCATCAAATTCAACAATGTCTATAAGATATCAAATTTAATTTCGGTTGATGTCTCTAGCACCACAGGTGTCTCTTCAGAATTTACGTTAAGCCttgacgatgaagaaaagttgGTCTTCTGCAGCCCCAAGTACCTAGAGATTGTGAAAATGTTTTATTATGCTCAATTAAAgatggaagaagaatttggtACGGATTTTTCGAACgatatttcattttcaacatcCTCTTCCGCAGTGAACGCTTCCGATTGTAATGTAAAAGAAGTTGGCGAAATCATATCACATTTGTCGCTGGTGATCCTTGTGGGCTTATTCAACGAGGATGATCTCGTCAAGAACATATCGTATAATCTTCTCGTGGCAACACAAGAGGCATTCAATTTAGATTTTGGAACAAGGCTTCACAAATCCCCAGAAACATATGTACCAGATGATACCACTACGTTTTTGGCCTTAATTTTCAAGGCATTTTCGGAATCTTCAACTGAACTAACTCCGTATATATGGAAGTATATGTTGGATGGCCTTGAGAATGATGTCATTCCTCAAGAACATATTCCTACGGTTGTCTGTTCATTGTCATACTGGGTGCCAAACTTATACGAGCATGTATATTTGGCAAATGACGAAGAGGGGCCGGAGGCGATTTCACGTATAATCTATAGCTTAATCAGGTTGACAGTGAAAGAGCCAAATTTCACGACAGCTTATCTCCAACAAATATGGTTTTTACTGGCATTAGATGGTCGTCTCACGAACATCatagttgaagaaatagtAAGCCATGCACTGGACAGAGATTCAGAAAACAGGGATTGGATGAAAGCTGTCTCGATATTAACCAGTTTTCCAACAACAGAGATTGCTTGCCAGGTAATAGAGAAGTTAATCAATATGATTAGATCATTCCTACCTTCTCTAGTAGTAGAGGCTTCCGCACACAGTTGGTCTGAGCTTACTATCTTATCAAAAATTAGTGTGTCGATCTTTTTTGAGTCTCCTTTACTTTCCCAGATGTATTTACCTGAAATTCTTTTTGCTGTGTCTCTATTAATTGATGTCGGTCCTTCAGAAATAAGGGTTTCATTGTACGAGTTGTTGATGAATGTTTGTCATTCTTTAACTAACAATGAATCTTTACCTGAAAGGAATAGGAAGAATTTGGATATAGTATGTGCAACTTTTGCACGTCAAAAGTTAAACTTTATTTCCGGTTTTAgccaagaaaaaggtaGAGTTTTACCAAATTTCGCCGCTTCCTCCTTCTCCAGTAAGTTCGGAACATTAGATCTTTTCACCAAGAATATTATGCTATTGATGGAATATGGTTCCGTCTCAGAAGGCGCTCAATGGGAGACGAAATACAAGAAGTATTTGATGGATGCGATTTTTGGTCACCGGTCGTTCTTCTCCGCGAGAGCTATGATGATTTTGGGTATAATGAGTAAGTCGCACACATCCCTTTTCCTCTGTAAAGAACTTTTAGTTGAGACCATGAAGGTCTTCGCAGAGCCGGTTGTGGATGATGAGCAAATGTTCATTATTATAGCTCATGTCTTTACTTATAGCAAGATTGTTGAAGGATTAGATCCCTCTTCAGAATTAATGAAGGAGCTATTTTGGCTTGCTACAATATGTGTTGAATCCCCCCATCCCTTACTCTTTGAGGGAGGTCTACTATTCATGGTAAATTGTCTGAAGCGGCTGTACACAGTCCATTTGCGACTTGGTTTCAATGGCAAATCCTTAGCCAAGAAATTAATGGAATCTAGAAATTTTGCCGCTTCGCTTTTAACAAAGTTAGAGTCATACAATGGATGTATATGGAACGAGGATAACTTCCCGCATATTATTTTGGGATTCATTACAAACGGTTTATCCATCCCTGTCGTTAAAGGAGCCGCATTAGATTGCCTGCAGGCCCTTTTCAAGAACACATATTATGAAAGAAAGTCCAACCCAAAATCCTCAGATTATCTTTgttatcttttcttattgCATTTGATTTTAAGTCCTGAACAACTTTCTACCTTATTGCTTGAAGTCGGCTTCGAAGATGAGCTGGTACCTTTAAACAATACGATGAAAGTTCCACTAACTTTGATCACCTGGCTAAGTTCAGACTCAGAGAAGTCTAATATAGTCTTATACCAAGGGGCGCTATTGTTTAGTTGTGTTATGTCGGACGAACCTTGTAAGTTCCGCTTTGCTCTATTAATGAGATATTTGCTTAAAGTCAACCCTATTTGTGTCTTCAGGTTCTATACGTTGACTAGAAAGGAACTCAGGAGGTTATCAACTTTAGAACAATCATCTGAAGCAGTTACTCTCTCCTTTGAATTGATTGGGATGCTTGTTACGCACAGTGAGTTTAATTATCTGGAAGAATTTAATGACGAAATGGTCGAGCTCTTAAAAACGAGAGGCTTATCGGTTGTGAAGCCGTTGGATATCTTTGATCAGGAACATTTGGAGAAGTTAAAAGGAGAGGGTGAACATCAAGTTGCAATTTatgagagaaaaagattAGCAACAATGATACTAGCAAGAATGTCGTGCTCCTAA
- a CDS encoding Ira1 (GTPase-activating protein~similar to YBR140C) — MNQSDPQDRKNPPMEYSLTKHLFFDRLLLILPIESNLKTYADVEADPVFNSCRSIILNIAITKDLNPIIENTLGLVDLIVQDEEITSDNITDDIAHSILVLLRLLSDVFEYYWDQNNDFKKIRNDNYKPGFSSHRPNFHTSRPKNTRINPALATVLLCRISKLKFNTRTLKVLQNMSHHLSGSTTISKSSILPDSQEFLQKRNYPAYTDKIDLTIDYIQRFISASNHTEFTKCVKTKVVAPLFIYRTPQPSWA; from the coding sequence ATGAATCAAAGCGATCCACAAGATAGAAAAAATCCACCTATGGAATACTCTTTAACCAAACATCTCTTTTTTGATAGGCTTCTACTTATCCTTCCCATAGAATCTAATTTGAAGACGTATGCTGACGTGGAAGCAGATCCAGTTTTCAATTCATGTAGGTCCatcattttgaatataGCCATCACTAAAGACTTGAACCCTATCATTGAAAACACATTAGGTTTAGTTGATTTGATTGTGCAAGATGAAGAGATCACTTCTGATAACATCACCGATGATATCGCCCATTCTATATTGGTTCTTTTGAGATTACTAAGTGATGTTTTTGAGTATTACTGGGACCAAAACAACgacttcaagaaaattagAAACGATAATTATAAACCGGGGTTTTCAAGTCACAGACCAAACTTCCATACGTCTAGGCCAAAGAACACGAGGATCAATCCAGCTTTAGCCACGGTTTTGCTATGTAGAATTTCTAAGCTGAAGTTCAATACAAGAACTTTAAAGGTTTTACAGAACATGTCTCACCATCTTTCTGGCAGCACCactatttcaaaatctagTATTTTGCCCGATTCACAGGAGTTTTTGCAAAAGAGGAACTATCCGGCATATACTGACAAAATAGATTTAACAATAGATTATATTCAGAGATTCATATCTGCCTCCAATCATACAGAGTTCACGAAGTGTGTCAAGACAAAAGTTGTTGCGCCTCTATTCATATATCGCACACCTCAACCGAGTTGGGCGTAG